TCACAGGATCGTGTTTCTTGTTATCGAAGATGAACCAAACCTGACCCATAGAGGTTAGCAGcgaaaaaaatacatattttggtataaaataaaaaccttggCTATATTTAAGATACAATGAACCCTAAATCACAGCCTGGTTGTGCTGAACCCACCTTAATACGCCCAGCAAGTGTAAGAAATCTATCCTGCGCCTAGCTCAAAATAAGAATCTCGATTATTAATCTCCCCGGATGGGTTTGGAGAATATGCCCATTTTGTTAGGAACACGATCCATTACACATAGACGTTCGCCTGAAATAATAGAACCTTCCCTTGAAGCCTTCAAAACTACACCTCCGCGTAAACACACGAACCCGTGTCTTTCTAGAAACACCGCCGTTTCCCTCGGTACAAATGCAGAGAGGTGACCAGCGGTGCCTATTTCTTGAGGTATATTTGTAATCCAAGCAGGACCGCGAACGGTGGTCCCGGGGAGCGGGTGTGCATCTGCAGCACTGCCCGCGTGTCCTGTGGGTTGTGCCAAAAGCAGACTGTGCATCGCCCGTGGGTCGTGCCCACAGCACACTGGGCATCACCCGTGGGTCGTGCCCGCACCGTGTGCCTGACTGGGGGCTGCGCCGTGCCGCGGAGCTGGACGCTGCGGGGCCTGTCTGTGGACCGCCCGCTCTCTCCCGCTCCTCGGCCCGGGCCTCCCGGTGCCGCCCGGCCTCTCGCCGGCAGCAACCCCCCTCTTGGGGGAGAATGGCCCCGTTTGGACAAAATCGCAAGGGTTTCCCACGGAAACGCCGCGCTCGGGGCGCCGCGCCGCGGGAACCGCTGGCTGATTTGGAGCTGCGCAGCGTGCACGTGTGCACGGGTGCAGAGCCGCGGTGCGGGTGTGAGCGGTGTGCCCGTGTGTGCACACGCACATGGACGTTTTGTAACCGTGCCACGTAACACGTCCAATAAAACGGAGTGCCCCTGTCCGTGGGAAGAGCGCTcgcaaaatctttttttccttcagagctCTAGCGGTAAAACGCACACCGACTCTTCCAGCCAGCAGGTCACTCGAAATACTCTGCCTCATACCAGCAGCATGAACCGGAGGGGGGTCTTTCAgtcccctcctgcctgctggaagTGGGCTCCGCTCCGGGGCTCCGGCTCCGCGCCGGGGCTGCAGCCGAGCGGGGCGCGCTCCGGGCTCCCTGCGCTCCAGGAGGCCCTGGGCCGAGGCCGTGCTCGCAGTTTGCACCTCTCCCAACTTGCTCGCGAAGGACCAAGAGCCCTGGGAAAACTTACAAAGTCGAAGCCGTTTAGCAGCACGGCCAGGAAAGCAGTAAATAAAAGTCCCAGCGTTTCGTGCGGCAGTCCAGGGGCTGCCACTTCCttacagctaaaaaaaaaataaaaataaagggagatAAGCAGTCGAGGCCAGCGCAAAGCGTGGGTCCCCATTTCACACAGGGTCTGCTTTAAAGAAGCTAACTTTGTGTTATGAATGCCGGGCTCGCCTTTTGAAAAATTCAAGTGATCATTCACAAGCCATTAAAGCGACCTGAAAGGCGACTctttcgggggggggggggggggggggaatggaaGCGCCCGAtccttgttttgcatttaaccTTCGGCGGGCGAACGGCGCAAGCACGGCCAGGGGCTGCCGTGCGTGCTCCTCGGGCACCTCACCCGAGTGGGGACAAGGCAAACACACTCCAAGCACCCCAAACAAagcctcctgctcccttccGGGAGTTTCTGCTGCGCTGCTCTGCCTCGATCCGGGAGCTCCCCTCGGCGCTGGGAGCTTCCACGGGTGCGGGAGCCTCCGCACGTCGGGCCTCGGCAGTCTGCGCGGAGAGGGGCCGGCTGCCGGCACGGCCTGCCGCGGGGAGAGCTCTCCTGCCTCTAAAGCCACCGAGCCACGGAGGAGGAGAGCACCCCGACATCATCTCAAGAGCCAGGCTTTAaaggcagaaatgaaataacGAAGCCCTTcgaggctggagagctggggattATGTATCTCCCCGCAAGCCTTCGCGAGGAAATCCGCACAGGGTGAGTGAACTGCTGAAGGAAAGTTGGCTCTGGCGAGCGAAGTAGTGCAGAAACAGACGCCAGGCGCCTCGCAACCTCTCTGCCTGCAAAATACCCCTCTCTCTGCCGGGGATTTCAAAGCACTGCTCCACTCTCCAGAGCCAAGTGTGCAGCACAAGCCTGGCGTGGACTCGAATTCTGCATCAGCAACTGCAGCCCCAGCGATCCTCGGTAATTCAGAACATATATGGGACGGCGAGCAACCATCATTGCCCCCTCCGACCGTCCCcccacctaaaaaaaaaaaaaaaaaaaaaaaaaaaaaaaaacagcagcagcagcaaaaacagtAAAAGGCTCCTTCATGCTGTAGGACGCTCAAGCAAACCTCAGACCAAAAGTTTAAAAGAATGCTCATTACCCAAGTGCTCAGATACACACAAGTACAAATCTGTGCTAAGCGACCACTAGGGACCCTACACAAGTTCAAAGAAACCTGCAAAACGCATCTTTAAAATACATCGCCCACACCACGTCTCTCCTGGTTTATTTTACAGTGGGATGGTTCTCACTAtctctaagattttttttattattattattttttagcaaaACTCAGGTCATTTTTCAAGAACTTCTGCCTGGTCTCGCAGGAGGGACTTTTTACCCGAGAGCTTTGCAAAGAGCAACGTTTTCGGCGCGTTAGACAATTTTTCCTGCCCTTTTTAAACCCACTGGCTTACATTTCCTCGAGCACCAGCACTTTCTGCCTAGGTCCCACCGGTCTCGAACTTTTCCTGTCTCGCCAAACCCTGCAAGGTGGCGCTCTTTTCATTGAAAACTGATGTTGGGcttataataatattttgcagaaagtaAAGTTAAACCTAAGCCTTCCCCCGGGTGCTGCAAAGAGCAGACGGCGATGCCGAGGGGACAGCAGAAGGGCTCGTCCCAGCAGcactaagtttttttttgtttgttttgtttttttgtttttttttgggggggggggcggcggaggggggCTTTGGGGCGGCGAAAAATCGCCAAGGGACGGCCGAAAATGTTCCAGACGAAGCAAAATACTTGCATGATTTTGCTGTAAGACAGCCGGGCTACACTCTGTCTGGTTTACAGACAGAGCTAGGAAGCGGCTGCATGAATATGAACACAGCCCCGCTTCCTCCGCCACCCCCTCCCCCTCACTAGCGGTTAATATGCCTATTGACTCGCTGTACacataatatttctttaaagaagctGTTAAAGTGTCATCTTGGTCTACTGGAAGGTCAGTCCGTGCAATTCACTCTATGACATATCACAAGCACTCGCAGCTTTAGCCAACCTCATGATTTGTGTTGTCTGTTGATATGTTGTCTGCTTAATGGGGCGATCATGCAAGCTACAACCAGGAACAAAGCCCAACAGTTCCAACAACCGTAGCTAAGTTAGTGGAAGCAGTACAGCTTGCAAATCTATCAAACTAAACTGCAAGAAAGACAATCTGATTTAGAGAAAAGGCGTTCTGCTACAGTCATTAAGCACAagtaatttagattttttataTTGTCTTCTCATTTACAAATTTACTGTATCAACGCCAGCCAATGGAACGAATTTCTTaagtaaatgagaaataaataaaagagataGAACGATAAtcaaattacataaaataattcttatcccctagatttattttttagaaagctATTAACACTGGCAAGattatagtaataataataacataacaTAAGAAGTAATTGATTTAAATTAACATCACGTTTTAAGGAAtatcagcaaaagaaagaaaaaaataataaaaataaaaggaaaaaaatatatacccAAAAACAACAACGGCCTTCGTGAAACAGTGCTGTACTTTTTGGAGTAAAGGGCTCAGGGAAAGTCATGAATCCACTGCCTGAGAATTAGTTATGGTCataaatgctttaaattaaaatagcaaCCAAAATCTCCTCTGTTTTAAATCTCCTAATATATGTTAGCcgaattaatttaatttagagaCCCGATCTATGCAGATTCATGGGCAGTGCATGGAGTGGAGTGAAGCACTTCTCGTGTAACAATTCCCCACATTAATATTTATGTAGCATATGCAAtctatttctgttatttttatggtTGTTATTCTATGTCTGCAAAGGTCATTTAAATTATACTGCGGCCGaaaatttgtttcataaattttGATATAAATACTAATTACACACTATAGTAATGCCAGCAGGGATCCTTTCATTTATCACATTTATATCACCTTCGCTGTTTTAGTGATGACATAAtggaaagcagtgaaaaagTGGGACAGTTTTATTCTAATATCCTAAAGCTAGTTGGAGTTGCAGCAGGTTGACTGAGCGAATAAGAATTCCTACCACAAATCATGGGATTTAAGAATCTTTAATAAGGTACGAAATGTTACCAAACAGTTCTGTAAACTAAATTTTACATACCAATTCTTCTAGCCATAAATATTGAATATCTTGTAACATGTATAACCGGACCTTTACATGCGGATAAATATGGAAATTAGGATTTATATACATTATGTTCTTGTATTTGCCAAAAGCAACGGACAGATATagtttatatcttttttttttttttttttttttttttttttaatatcattttacATAAACAAATGTAACAGTTTGACACGCAGATCCAGGATTTCACTATACGAATTTCTTGACAGGACGTGTAACAACATTTTACTGCACTACTTAGACTGGACTTTGGGACGAAATGTTGCACTTTAtacaaaaaagcacattaatATCAATAATATTCTGTTAGAGCGACGTTTAGACTGTAATAATACAAAGTAATTCACATTTTGGTACACATTTACTAGAACATTCTTGCCATTCAGTACAAATAGTTGAATTTCTACCTTTTCCCTCGGCCCCCCCCACCTCCGCCCCAcccgccgccgctcccgcccgccctcccctccccccacaTATATGCAAAGACCACAACTCCACACATCCCCGTAGTCAACTGGCGATATAACTATGTACAAAATCAAACagtacatttctgttttctttttttatgggttttgtttcctttttttttttttttttttttttccgaagCTAATAATTCTGTATGTACAAGGGGACGGGGAAGGCCGCTGCCCGAGCAGACATGCAGTTGGAGAGCTCTAATCAGTGGTTTCCAGTAAAGCCTTAAACGGTTGGCATTTGCCCTGGTAACCTTGTCTTCTTTAGGCATTCTACTAACCCCTTTCGCCTACCAAGCCTCAGAGCACAGCGGAACAGTCcgaaagtggggaaaaaaaaaaaaaaaaaaaaaaaaaaaaaaaggaaagaaaaaataaagacaaaagacaattaaaaaaaaaaagaaaggaaaacaaacaaacaaacaaaaagagtcTTTATTTTACTCAGTCCTGGGTCTACtggcagcattttatttttgtttgcctttttaaaaaaaaaaaatctgatttcaaaGTGTTCATTATTTTTGGAGTCTTTTAAATAGAGTACTGGTTTGCTCGCttggggctttttttgttttgttttgttttgtttcggTTAgagatttcttattttttcgCTTTAGCGTTTTAAACGTACCATTCGTTAAAATTTGATGTAAGCGTGCTGTGGCTGGACGTGTGGTGGACTGCGGACGAGGAAGGGGATAAGGAACTGGTGGTCTGGTTTTCTGTGGATGGCGACACGATGGTTGGAGGGGTGGAGGACTCGTAGCCTGAGCTGGCGGCGGGAGAAGGCTGGGACCCCTGCGAGGACGATTCATGGacctgcaaaaggaaaaaaaaaaaaaaaaaaaaaaacacattaaaaataataaataaataaataaataaaatcggGCAGAAATCAGGAGCGGAGGCTGCCCGAGGCCCCGGCGGCAGTGGCTGTGCGCCCAGCAACGGCTCCGGGGCCCAGGCACCCCTTCGGGGGCTCCTcgggggctccccccggcctCACGGGCAGCTCTCGGGGGAGTTTCGCgcatctccctcctccctccccacgaAAGACGCTGCCCCAAGAGCTGGGGGCTACAAGGCCCGGCCTAGCCTTGAGCTATCGGGCGGGGCTCCAGGCcgggtccccccccccgccgtCGGCCGGGCTCCGGGGCCGCGCTGTGCCTCCAGGGCCCGGCagctcccggtgcccccggcGGCCGTGCCCActgcccgccgcccccgccaGGCCCGAAGGGGTTCCGAGCCCCTGCGGGGCCAGAGCACCGCACGTTTCCACGCAGCGCCCTCCCTCCATTTACCTTCATGTGCtttctgagggagctggggtgcGTGTAGGACTTGTCACACATTTTGCAGAGATAGGGCTTGTCGGAAGTGTGCACATGCATGTGCTTTTTGCGGTCGCTGCTGTTTGCAAAGCGCCTGTCACAGCCCTCAAATTCACACTTAAATGGTTTTTCACCTattgcagagggaaggggaggggaggagggggaaaacgGATCTGATTAAGCAGGGCCGGCCGGCTCCCTCATTGTCCCCATCGCCCCGCCGGACGGGAGCCCAGGGCTCCATTTCAAACACTTGCAACTTTCTAAGTTCAACAAGGCTCGGAGCTCAAAacccttcctctcttccctgtCCCATCCGCGCTCCTGACCCCTCTCAGCGCCCTTTCCGCAGGGGCGGGGACCTGGAGGGGGCAAAcaacttttcctctctctctctggccGGAGGGGCGAGTTTCATTCGCAGCCCCAAGTCCCGGGCACGTCTGCCTCCTTGCAAGGCTCGCAGAGCAGGCATGCTGGCATTTCCACACCATCCTCAGCGTCTAGTTTCCGTTTTTATAGCCCATTCTCGTGATATTTTACGCTCCCACCCACCCTAGCCCACTCCTCCCTATTTTCTCTCAATTTCGAAAATTATCCGGCCGGGGAATACAATGCAAGTGCAGCCCCACAAACCCTCAGCGAACCCACTCGGGAAAGCGATGCTGGCTTTCGGCGCTCGGGGGTGGGAGCGGGGCTCTGCGAGCCGAGGGCAGCGTCGCCACCTCCCGCGGCTGGGAAAAGTTCGCCGGGATCCCGCCGCCCGCTGCCCGCCTCCCGCAAAACAATGCCACGCTACAGCGCTGGCCTCGGTGTATTTCCAATCGTCCTcggaattaaatatttatcagctCCCCGGATCGCAGAGGGGAGACGGATAAGCTGCCTGGAATATTTTTGCACGATTTCTCATCGCGCCCTGGTCCAAACCGCCGAAGAactattaattaaaacatataaatTTACCAGGACAGGTCGCTgcgattttttttctttttcccctgccctcccGATCCCACCAGCAAATCGCCTTTCTAACCCTCCGCCTTGTCAGGGATAATTcgctttttgttgctgttgccgGCGTGGCTGTGACCGAGTTCGCTTCGCGGCGAAGTCTGCCTCTCCGGGAAAAACCCGGAGTGTCCCCGGAGCACCCCTAGCCCCGACCCGCAGCAAAGCAGCGCCCCGGCCCCTCCAGCCCGGCCCCGCGTCCCGCTCCGGCCCCGGCACTCGGCGCTTCCACTCGCAGGCAGAAAAGCTACAGAGAAGATTACCGTACCTGTATGAgttcttttgtgtattttgagATTCTCTGATCTGGCAAACACTTTGCCACAGCCTGGGAAAGGGCAGGGGAAAGGTTTTTCACCTGTGTGGACTCTGATGTGATTTACAAGTTTGTATTTGGCCTTGAAAGGCTTCCCTTCTCTTGGACACTCTTCCCAGAAACATATGTGATTGGACTGCTCGGGTCCTCCAACGTGCTCCACGGTGACATGAGTCACCAGCTCGTGCATCGTGCTGAAAGTTTTGTTGCAGGACTTTTTAGGGTTTGACAATTGCTCGGGTTCAATCCACTTACAGATGAGTTCCTGTTTGATGGGCTGCCTCATGTAACGAAAGAAGGCCCCTGCTCCGTGGTGGGCTGCCATGTTCATGTTCATGTGGCCGTAGCCGTGCAGCTGGGTCGAGGCATAGTGCTCGGAGCGGGGGCTGGTGACCTGGCCGTACTGGTCGGGTCTGCCGTACATGTCTCCGGAGAAGCCCAGGCGCATCTGCCCGTTCACCACGTTGGGCGAAGCGTGGCTGGCGGCTTGCTCGTGCAGCCCGGGGAAAAGTATATGTCCCGCGGCATCGCTGTGTCCGTGGGGGCCGGCGAAGCTGCCGGCGGCGGAGGCgaagaggctgtgctgggcgctggcggccgccgcctccccgaAGCCGCGGTTGCGGAACAGAAAGTCCCGGGTGGAGTTGAACGCTGCGCTGGAGTAGGAGCTGACGTGGGTcgggtggtggtggtgccccAGGGCCGCCGCCGCGTAGCCGGGAGCCTGCGAGGTGAAGGCGGTTTGGCCGGCCGAGGCCAGCTCGTGGGTGCTGGGGTTGATTTTGAAGGCGCCCATGCCGTCGGCGAAGGGGTTGATCCCCAGCCCCACTTCTCTGTCCGTGACATCGGCCGTGGAGTGGTGGCGAGACGATCCGAAGGTAGTGACTCCTATGGCGGGATACTGCGGTCCAGCATCCAGAAGCATCTTCCCAGCGTTGATgcagcaaccaaaaaaaaagcacgcgcgcacacacacaacgcggagagaagcagcagcagcagcagcggcgaAAACACCCTCTTTGGAAAGTCAGCGACGATCACCACCAAAGCAACCACATCAAAAACACCCCCTTCGGCATCAGcgaagggggaaaaaaaggggggggggggggagaaggggaaaaaaaaaatcagaggctggtgggaaaggaggaaagagatcTTCGTAgtagcaaataataaaaatgtgccCCCAAAAATATTCCCTGTCTCTGCTTTGACTTTTCAGGGAGGTTTaagtggggagggggggtcGGGTGGGCTCAAAAATAAACTGGCCGCAAATAACAATAACGGAGAGAAATCAACGcgggcaggaaaaaaaaaaaaaaaaaaaaaaaaaaaaaaaaaaaaacttccttcagtgatttttttggCTATAGGAATGCTGCGAAGTGGCTGAGAGattgtttctctctcctcttcgAGCTTCCCCACACTCTCCccgatttttttcttttgggggccttttttttttctcactctgaaaaaaaaaaaaaaaaaaaaaaaaaggcgcaAATCATGCACAATATTGTCTTTTGCGGTTTATCTTCCTGGGGAGAAACTTTCACCTCCTCAGCCGGGCGGTGAACGCGAGACTGATAGCGGCAATCATTCCTGCAGATAAATGAATTGAAAAGACGACaccggcccccccccccttgaTGAATGGGAGCCGGGGGCGGGGCGACGTGCGGGGCTACGTGGCCGCTCATTGGCCGCCGCCGGCTCCCCCTTCCTCGCGTAactccccccggccccgccaaCGAGGGGCGCGCAcggccgcctcccgccgcccATTGGCCCCCGCGCCTCATCAATCGCAGGTATTGTGAGCGCCCTGACAGCCCCGGGGACGAGCAGGGCTTCCAGGAGtagcaactttaaaaaaaaaaaaaaaaaacctttttcttttttttttttttacgaaaATATTTGCAACGCatctttttgtgtgta
The DNA window shown above is from Aythya fuligula isolate bAytFul2 chromosome 9, bAytFul2.pri, whole genome shotgun sequence and carries:
- the ZIC1 gene encoding zinc finger protein ZIC 1, which encodes MLLDAGPQYPAIGVTTFGSSRHHSTADVTDREVGLGINPFADGMGAFKINPSTHELASAGQTAFTSQAPGYAAAALGHHHHPTHVSSYSSAAFNSTRDFLFRNRGFGEAAAASAQHSLFASAAGSFAGPHGHSDAAGHILFPGLHEQAASHASPNVVNGQMRLGFSGDMYGRPDQYGQVTSPRSEHYASTQLHGYGHMNMNMAAHHGAGAFFRYMRQPIKQELICKWIEPEQLSNPKKSCNKTFSTMHELVTHVTVEHVGGPEQSNHICFWEECPREGKPFKAKYKLVNHIRVHTGEKPFPCPFPGCGKVFARSENLKIHKRTHTGEKPFKCEFEGCDRRFANSSDRKKHMHVHTSDKPYLCKMCDKSYTHPSSLRKHMKVHESSSQGSQPSPAASSGYESSTPPTIVSPSTENQTTSSLSPSSSAVHHTSSHSTLTSNFNEWYV